The proteins below are encoded in one region of Mus caroli chromosome 10, CAROLI_EIJ_v1.1, whole genome shotgun sequence:
- the Cirbp gene encoding cold-inducible RNA-binding protein — MASDEGKLFVGGLSFDTNEQALEQVFSKYGQISEVVVVKDRETQRSRGFGFVTFENIDDAKDAMMAMNGKSVDGRQIRVDQAGKSSDNRSRGYRGGSAGGRGFFRGGRSRGRGFSRGGGDRGYGGGRFESRSGGYGGSRDYYASRSQGGSYGYRSSGGSYRDSYDSYATHNE; from the exons ATGGCATCAGATGAAGGCAAGCTTTTCGTGGGAGGACTCAGCTTCGACACGAACGAGCAGGCACTGGAGCAGGTCTTCTCCAAGTATGGCCAGATCTCCGAAG TGGTGGTGGTAAAGGACAGGGAGACCCAGCGATCCCGAGGCTTCGGGTTTGTCACCTTTGAAAATATCGATGACGCTAAGGACGCCATGATGGCTATGAATGGGAAG TCTGTGGACGGGCGGCAGATCAGAGTTGACCAAGCTGGCAAGTCTTCTGACAACCGGTCCCGAGGATACCGGGGTGGCTCTGCTGGAGGCCGGGGCTTTTTCCGTGGGGGACGAAGCCGGGGCCGAGGGTTCTCCAGAG GAGGAGGAGACCGGGGCTATGGAGGTGGCCGCTTTGAGTCCCGGAGTGGGGGTTATGGAGGCTCCAGAGACTACTATGCCAG CCGGAGTCAGGGTGGCAGCTATGGTTATCGGAGCTCGGGAGGGTCCTACAGAGACAGCTATGACAGTTATG CTACACACAACGAGTAA